A region from the Pelobates fuscus isolate aPelFus1 chromosome 1, aPelFus1.pri, whole genome shotgun sequence genome encodes:
- the LOC134586860 gene encoding interferon alpha/beta receptor 2-like, producing MSRLHLLMSLCLLVMTVSSNLPPPRNVRIISENFVHILVWENNYLNASVHYITQERSQWKPVDKCSNVTNQLCDLTEYFTDLLGNYQGSVQSFTHNAISNISYSTLFNPFESTALGPPIVRVTSCNKCINLTINLPKLPTVSSDNNPILKLVNEYAIQYTITVVTPNELAKNLTKDTTEENFTTVINGLSPNTNYCVSVAVTNFGINLNTRHIPSAPQCVITEPHPLEGGYGGYMWLIGGVIAGAVMFILMLISLLVSLDKAGFICVGPHFFPKVLKSVPQSESTFFQNKNVYAPASVFAVDVIHKAEQEEDSESVDGQCGQGYAQRKKLHQSSTSAEENSALHYSTESYSVETSGQDSGSSAETGKAMEATLLVEIDEGCSSNTEMSTHKLESNENILVNIRDTFNVNLKSVSVGDPERLWTGLQKPFPERGQEPVVTMQGSIDLPGARGFELSTNELDTPIISESEDYCSEEEDHTSDLDEPCVSGYMRR from the exons tatCATCAAATCTGCCACCTCCACGGAACGTTCGTATAATTTCTGAAAACTTCGTGCATATATTGGTCTGGGAGAATAATTATTTGAATGCATCTGTTCACTACATTACCCAAGAAAG ATCGCAGTGGAAACCAGTTGATAAATGCTCCAATGTTACAAACCAGCTCTGTGACCTGACGGAATATTTTACCGACCTTCTAGGAAATTACCAAGGATCTGTGCAAAGCTTCACCCATAATGCTATTTCGAACATTTCATACTCTACATTGTTTAATCCGTTCGAAAGCA CTGCACTGGGGCCGCCCATTGTTCGTGTTACTTCATGCAACAAATGTATcaatcttacaataaatcttcCAAAATTGCCCACGGTGAGCTCAGACAACAATCCTATCTTAAAGCTGGTCAACGAGTACGCCATACAATACACAATTACGGTGGTGACTCCCAATGAG TTGGCAAAAAATCTCACCAAAGACACGACTGAGGAAAACTTTACTACTGTGATAAACGGCTTGTCTCCAAACACCAATTACTGTGTATCGGTTGCTGTGACTAATTTTGGTATTAACCTAAACACCCGACATATCCCATCTGCTCCACAATGTGTCATCACTGAACCTCACCCTTTGGAAG gtggttatggtggttacATGTggttaataggaggggttatcgCTGGAGCTGTGATGTTTATACTTATGCTAATAAGTTTACTGGTTTCTTTGGACAAAGCAGGATTCATTTGCGTTGGACCCCATTTCTTTCCCAAAGTcttg AAATCTGTTCCTCAGTCAGAGAGCACATTTTTTCAGAATAAGAACGTTTATGCTCCAGCTTCAGTTTTCGCCGTGGATGTTATACACAAAGCTGAACAGGAGGAGGACAGCGAAAGTGTTGATGGGCAATGTGGCCAAGGTTACGCTCAGAGAAAAAAGCTCCATCAAAGTAGCACAAGTGCTGAAGAGAACAGTGCTTTACATTATTCCACTGAGTCTTATTCAGTCGAGACTAGCGGACAAGACAGTGGCTCTTCTGCTGAAACGGGAAAGGCAATGGAAGCAACTCTTCTTGTAGAGATTGACGAAGGTTGCTCTTCCAACACAGAGATGTCCACTCACAAGTTGGAAAGCAACGAAAATATTTTAGTGAATATTAGAGACACCTTCAACGTCAATTTAAAATCAGTATCCGTAGGAGATCCAGAACGCCTCTGGACAGGTTTACAAAAACCTTTTCCAGAGAGGGGCCAAGAACCTGTAGTGACCATGCAAGGATCTATAGATTTGCCTGGTGCACGAGGATTCGAACTATCTACTAATGAATTGGATACACCAATCATTTCAGAATCTGAGGACTACTGCTCAGAGGAAGAGGATCATACCTCTGATTTAGATGAACCTTGTGTGTCTGGTTATATGAGACGATAA